One stretch of Pararhizobium qamdonense DNA includes these proteins:
- the lipA gene encoding lipoyl synthase, protein MVTILDRTTLDPDARRIRHPEKAHKPDTEMLRKPEWIRVRAPTSKGYAETKSIVKEHKLVTVCEEAGCPNIGECWDKKHATFMIMGEICTRACAFCNVSTGKPNALDMAEPENVAKAVKQMGLSHVVITSVDRDDLADGGAEHFEKVIWAIRAASPLTTIEILTPDFLKKPGALERVVAAKPDVFNHNMETVPGNYLTVRPGARYFHSIRLLQRVKELDPTMFTKSGIMVGLGEERNEVLQLMDDLRTADVDFLTIGQYLQPTRKHHQVMSFVTPEEFKSYETVAYTKGFLMVASSPLTRSSHHAGDDFARLKANREKKLAAVAG, encoded by the coding sequence ATGGTCACGATCCTCGACCGCACCACTCTTGATCCCGATGCCCGGCGCATCCGCCACCCGGAAAAGGCCCACAAGCCCGACACCGAGATGCTGCGCAAGCCGGAATGGATCAGGGTTCGCGCACCGACGTCGAAGGGCTATGCCGAAACCAAGTCGATCGTGAAGGAGCACAAGCTCGTCACGGTCTGCGAAGAGGCGGGCTGCCCGAATATCGGCGAATGCTGGGACAAGAAGCACGCGACCTTCATGATCATGGGCGAGATCTGTACCCGCGCCTGTGCCTTCTGCAATGTCTCGACAGGCAAGCCGAACGCGCTGGATATGGCCGAACCGGAAAACGTCGCCAAGGCCGTCAAGCAGATGGGCCTCAGCCACGTCGTCATCACCTCGGTTGACCGCGACGATCTGGCCGATGGCGGCGCCGAACATTTCGAAAAGGTGATCTGGGCCATCCGCGCCGCATCGCCACTGACGACCATCGAAATCCTGACGCCGGACTTCCTGAAGAAGCCCGGCGCGCTGGAACGCGTCGTTGCCGCCAAGCCCGACGTCTTCAATCACAATATGGAAACGGTTCCGGGCAATTATCTGACCGTGCGCCCCGGTGCGCGCTACTTCCACTCGATCCGGCTTTTACAGCGCGTCAAGGAACTCGATCCGACGATGTTCACCAAGTCCGGTATCATGGTCGGCCTGGGCGAAGAGCGAAACGAAGTGCTGCAGCTGATGGACGATCTGCGCACCGCCGATGTCGATTTCCTCACCATCGGCCAGTACCTGCAGCCGACCCGCAAGCATCATCAGGTGATGAGCTTCGTGACGCCGGAGGAGTTCAAGTCCTACGAGACCGTGGCCTATACCAAGGGCTTCCTGATGGTCGCCTCCAGCCCGCTCACCCGCTCGTCGCACCATGCCGGCGACGATTTCGCGCGGCTGAAAGCCAACCGCGAAAAGAAGCTGGCGGCAGTGGCCGGATAA
- the lpdA gene encoding dihydrolipoyl dehydrogenase encodes MANSYDVIVIGSGPGGYIAAIRAAQLGLKVAVVEREHLAGICSNWGCIPTKALLRSAEVLHLAEHAKNYGLTLEGKISPDLAAIVKRSRGIAERMNGGVAFLMKKNKVDIIWGEAKLTKPNEIVVAKTTKAIVQPQGPIPKNTLGEGTYTAKHIIVATGARPRALPGIEPDGKLIWTYFEAMKPEEMPKSLLVMGSGAIGIEFASFYRTMGVDVTVVELMSQVMPVEDAEISAFAKKQFDKQGMKIILDAKVTKVEKAANSVTAHVEKKDGSVEKITADRMISAVGVQGNIENLGLEALGVKTDRGCIVIDGYGKTNVPGVYAIGDVAGPPMLAHKAEHEAVICVEKIAGLPNVHPMDKLKIPGCTYCNPQVASVGLTEAKAKAEGRDIRVGRFPFVANGKAIALGEDQGLVKTIFDKKTGELLGAHLVGAEVTELIQGFVVAMNLETTEEDLMHTIFPHPTISETLKESVLDAYGRALNA; translated from the coding sequence ATGGCAAATTCCTACGACGTCATCGTGATCGGTTCCGGCCCCGGCGGCTATATCGCGGCCATCCGCGCGGCACAGCTGGGGCTGAAGGTTGCTGTGGTCGAGCGCGAGCATCTGGCCGGCATCTGCTCCAACTGGGGCTGCATCCCGACCAAGGCGCTGCTGCGCTCCGCCGAAGTGCTGCATCTCGCCGAGCATGCGAAGAATTACGGACTGACGCTCGAAGGCAAGATTTCGCCGGACTTGGCAGCGATCGTCAAGCGGTCGCGTGGCATCGCCGAGCGCATGAATGGCGGCGTCGCCTTCCTGATGAAGAAGAACAAGGTCGATATCATCTGGGGCGAGGCCAAGCTGACCAAGCCCAACGAGATCGTCGTTGCCAAGACCACCAAGGCGATCGTCCAGCCGCAGGGGCCGATCCCGAAGAACACGCTGGGCGAGGGCACCTATACCGCCAAGCACATCATCGTCGCCACCGGCGCCCGTCCGCGCGCGCTGCCGGGCATCGAGCCGGATGGCAAGCTGATCTGGACCTATTTCGAGGCGATGAAGCCGGAAGAAATGCCGAAATCGCTGCTGGTCATGGGCTCCGGCGCCATCGGCATCGAGTTCGCCTCGTTCTACCGCACCATGGGCGTCGATGTGACCGTCGTCGAGCTGATGAGCCAGGTCATGCCGGTCGAAGACGCGGAGATCTCCGCCTTCGCCAAGAAGCAGTTCGACAAACAGGGCATGAAGATCATCCTCGACGCCAAGGTGACGAAGGTTGAAAAGGCTGCCAACTCCGTGACCGCCCATGTCGAGAAGAAGGACGGCTCGGTCGAGAAGATCACCGCCGACCGGATGATTTCGGCTGTCGGCGTTCAGGGCAATATCGAAAATCTCGGCCTGGAGGCGCTCGGCGTCAAGACCGACCGCGGCTGCATCGTCATCGATGGCTACGGCAAGACCAACGTGCCGGGCGTCTACGCGATCGGCGACGTTGCCGGCCCGCCCATGCTGGCCCACAAGGCCGAGCATGAGGCTGTCATCTGCGTCGAAAAGATCGCCGGCCTGCCCAATGTGCATCCGATGGACAAGCTGAAGATCCCGGGCTGCACCTATTGCAACCCGCAGGTTGCCTCCGTCGGCTTGACGGAAGCCAAGGCCAAGGCCGAAGGCCGCGATATCCGCGTCGGCCGCTTTCCCTTCGTGGCCAACGGCAAGGCGATTGCGCTCGGCGAAGACCAGGGCCTGGTCAAGACCATCTTCGACAAGAAGACCGGCGAACTGCTCGGCGCGCATCTGGTCGGCGCCGAAGTCACCGAACTGATTCAGGGTTTCGTTGTCGCCATGAACCTCGAAACCACCGAGGAAGACCTGATGCACACGATCTTCCCGCATCCGACGATTTCCGAAACGCTGAAGGAAAGCGTACTCGATGCCTATGGGCGTGCGCTGAACGCTTGA
- a CDS encoding GNAT family N-acetyltransferase — MTASVYLRAAERRDAADLAILVDIASHGFATWLWHGAVMRGLKDTAMEQGRSRMRMDGEPGAWKDATLAEWDGEIAGVSIGYELDRSVRDIAAPHPAIRPLLDLQVEVIGSRFIDSLGVYRHHRGKGIGRALLAHEIDRAQGRQVSLITESHNDTALALYAANGFAEKARLEAVPLFEDSKRHEWVLLARNMT; from the coding sequence ATGACGGCGTCTGTCTATCTGCGGGCAGCGGAGCGGCGGGATGCAGCGGATCTGGCCATTCTGGTCGATATCGCCTCCCATGGTTTTGCCACCTGGCTCTGGCATGGGGCGGTCATGCGGGGATTGAAGGATACCGCCATGGAGCAGGGGCGGTCGCGGATGCGGATGGACGGCGAGCCCGGCGCCTGGAAAGATGCGACGCTGGCAGAATGGGACGGCGAGATTGCCGGTGTGTCGATCGGCTACGAACTGGACAGAAGCGTGCGCGATATCGCAGCACCTCATCCGGCGATCAGGCCGCTGCTCGACCTGCAGGTCGAGGTGATCGGCAGCCGGTTCATCGACAGTCTCGGTGTCTACCGGCACCATCGTGGCAAGGGTATCGGGCGGGCATTGCTTGCCCATGAAATCGACAGGGCTCAAGGGCGGCAGGTCAGCCTGATCACCGAAAGCCACAATGATACGGCGCTGGCGCTCTATGCGGCCAACGGATTTGCGGAGAAGGCGCGGCTTGAGGCCGTGCCGCTCTTTGAAGATAGCAAAAGGCATGAATGGGTCCTCTTGGCCCGGAACATGACCTAA
- a CDS encoding SGNH/GDSL hydrolase family protein yields the protein MKTVLCYGDSLTWGYDAETGGRHALDDRWPSVLQKALGNGVQVIAEGLNGRTTAYDDHLADCDRNGVRILPTVLQTHAPVDLVIFLLGSNDMKPVVHGTAFGATKGIERLVKLVWHHSWPGVQAEAPEILIVAPPAISETANANFAAMFAGAVEQSSMMASLYADLADELGCGFFDAGSVARTTPLDGVHLDTDNTRAIGRGLEPMVRMMLGL from the coding sequence ATGAAAACAGTCCTCTGCTACGGTGACAGTCTGACCTGGGGATATGACGCGGAAACAGGCGGCCGGCATGCGTTGGACGACCGGTGGCCAAGTGTGCTGCAGAAGGCGCTGGGCAATGGCGTTCAGGTGATCGCCGAAGGTCTGAACGGCCGCACCACCGCCTATGACGATCATCTGGCCGACTGCGACCGCAATGGCGTGCGCATCCTGCCAACCGTCCTGCAGACACATGCGCCGGTCGATCTGGTGATCTTCCTGCTCGGCTCCAACGATATGAAGCCGGTGGTGCACGGAACCGCCTTTGGCGCCACGAAGGGCATCGAGAGGCTGGTCAAGCTCGTCTGGCATCACAGCTGGCCGGGCGTGCAGGCCGAAGCGCCGGAAATCCTGATCGTGGCACCGCCGGCCATCAGCGAAACCGCGAATGCGAATTTTGCGGCCATGTTTGCCGGCGCTGTCGAGCAGTCGTCGATGATGGCATCGCTTTATGCCGATCTTGCCGATGAACTCGGCTGCGGTTTCTTCGATGCGGGTTCGGTGGCACGCACGACGCCGCTCGACGGCGTGCATCTGGATACGGACAATACGCGCGCCATCGGACGCGGCCTCGAGCCGATGGTCCGGATGATGCTCGGGCTCTGA
- a CDS encoding endonuclease domain-containing protein, translating into MAWNRENPAPPSPAAALHAPRLRKAMTQAERRLWQALRRELPETQGTHFRRQMAIGRYVVDFVCLGARLIIEVDGAVHDDLDQRQRDAERDADLRGENSRVLRVTNKDVMLDMPSVLRRIAMALATPTPNPSPQGGGEL; encoded by the coding sequence ATGGCATGGAACCGTGAAAATCCGGCACCACCCAGCCCGGCCGCAGCACTTCATGCGCCCCGGCTGCGCAAGGCAATGACGCAAGCAGAGCGCCGCCTTTGGCAGGCTCTGCGCAGGGAATTGCCGGAAACGCAGGGAACGCATTTTCGCAGGCAAATGGCGATAGGCCGCTACGTTGTGGATTTTGTCTGTCTGGGAGCGCGCCTGATCATCGAAGTGGACGGAGCCGTTCATGACGATTTGGATCAACGGCAACGTGATGCGGAGCGCGACGCTGATCTCCGTGGCGAGAATTCTCGGGTTCTGCGGGTTACGAACAAGGATGTAATGCTCGATATGCCATCTGTGTTGCGACGAATTGCCATGGCCCTTGCCACCCCCACCCCTAACCCCTCCCCACAAGGGGGAGGGGAACTTTGA
- a CDS encoding pyruvate dehydrogenase complex dihydrolipoamide acetyltransferase: MPINITMPALSPTMEEGNLAKWLVKEGDKVSSGDVLCEIETDKATMEVESVDEGTVAKLVVAAGTEGVKVNALIAILAADGEDVAAAASGGGAAPAAKPEAGKAEAAKTEAAPAKSEAAPAAAAPAPAAAQASAPAAPGTRTFSSPLARRLAKDAGIDISAVAGTGPHGRVIKKDVETAVPGGGAKAAPAAAAAPTTAAAPAPLAKGASDEAVLKNFAEGSYELVPHDGMRKVIAKRLQESKQTIPHFYVSVDCELDALLALRAQLNSAAPERDGKPAYKLSVNDMVIKALALALRDVPDANVSWTETNMVKHKHADVGVAVSIPGGLITPIVRSAELKSLSAISNEMKDLGARAKSRKLKPEEFQGGTTAVSNMGMMGVKNFAAVVNPPHATILAIGAGEERVVVKKGQMVIANVMTVTLSTDHRAVDGALGAELLGAFKRYIESPMGMLV; the protein is encoded by the coding sequence ATGCCTATCAACATCACCATGCCAGCCCTTTCGCCAACCATGGAAGAGGGCAACCTCGCCAAGTGGCTGGTCAAAGAAGGCGACAAGGTTTCGTCCGGCGACGTTCTCTGCGAGATCGAGACCGACAAGGCGACGATGGAAGTGGAATCGGTCGATGAAGGCACGGTTGCCAAGCTCGTCGTTGCCGCCGGCACCGAAGGCGTCAAGGTCAATGCCTTGATCGCGATCCTCGCGGCCGACGGTGAAGACGTCGCAGCCGCTGCGTCCGGTGGCGGTGCGGCTCCGGCTGCAAAGCCCGAAGCCGGGAAGGCCGAGGCGGCCAAGACGGAAGCCGCACCCGCAAAGTCGGAGGCCGCACCGGCTGCCGCTGCTCCGGCTCCGGCCGCCGCACAGGCATCTGCGCCTGCAGCGCCGGGCACGCGCACATTTTCTTCGCCGCTTGCCCGCCGTCTGGCCAAGGATGCCGGGATCGATATTTCCGCTGTCGCCGGCACCGGCCCGCATGGCCGCGTGATCAAGAAGGACGTGGAAACCGCCGTTCCCGGTGGTGGCGCAAAGGCTGCTCCGGCCGCCGCTGCAGCACCCACAACCGCTGCGGCTCCGGCGCCGCTGGCCAAGGGCGCATCCGACGAAGCTGTGTTGAAGAACTTCGCTGAAGGCTCCTACGAGCTCGTGCCGCATGACGGCATGCGCAAGGTCATTGCCAAGCGCCTGCAGGAATCCAAGCAGACCATTCCGCATTTCTACGTGTCCGTCGATTGCGAACTGGATGCGCTGCTTGCGCTGCGCGCCCAGCTCAATTCGGCAGCCCCGGAACGGGACGGCAAGCCTGCCTATAAGCTCTCGGTCAACGACATGGTCATCAAGGCGCTGGCCTTGGCCCTGCGCGATGTTCCGGATGCCAACGTGTCCTGGACCGAGACCAACATGGTCAAGCACAAGCACGCCGATGTCGGCGTTGCCGTGTCGATCCCCGGCGGCCTGATCACGCCGATCGTGCGCAGCGCCGAGTTGAAGAGCCTGTCGGCCATCTCCAACGAGATGAAGGATCTCGGCGCCCGCGCCAAGAGCCGCAAGCTGAAGCCCGAGGAGTTCCAGGGCGGCACCACGGCCGTATCGAACATGGGCATGATGGGCGTCAAGAACTTCGCCGCCGTCGTCAATCCCCCGCATGCGACGATCCTTGCGATCGGTGCCGGCGAGGAACGCGTCGTCGTCAAGAAGGGCCAGATGGTCATTGCCAATGTCATGACCGTGACGCTCTCGACCGACCACCGCGCCGTCGATGGCGCGCTCGGAGCCGAACTGCTCGGCGCCTTCAAGCGCTACATCGAAAGCCCGATGGGCATGCTGGTTTAA
- a CDS encoding pyruvate dehydrogenase complex E1 component subunit beta produces MPIEILMPALSPTMEEGTLSKWLKNEGDKVTSGDVIAEIETDKATMEVEAVDEGVIGKILIAAGTEGVKVNTAIAVLLQDGESASDVAAPKAAAAEPAKTEAPAQSEAPAKSDASAPVPAQPKADIPADPDIPAGTEMVSTTVREALRDAMAEEMRRSEDVFVMGEEVAEYQGAYKITQGLLQEFGPRRVVDTPITEHGFAGIGVGAAMTGLRPIVEFMTFNFAMQAIDHIINSAAKTLYMSGGQMGAPMVFRGPSGAAARVGAQHSQCYAAWYSHIPGLKVIMPYTAADAKGLLKAAIRDPNPVIFLENEILYGHSFDVPKIDDFVLPIGKARIHRVGKDATIVSFGIGMTYAVKAAAELEKEGIDVEIIDLRTIRPMDLPAVIESVKKTGRLVTVEEGFPQSSVGTEIATRVMQQAFDYLDAPILTIAGKDVPMPYAANLEKLALPNVGEVVQAVKTVCYK; encoded by the coding sequence ATGCCTATCGAAATTCTGATGCCCGCTCTGTCCCCGACGATGGAAGAAGGCACGCTCAGCAAATGGCTGAAAAACGAGGGTGACAAGGTCACCTCCGGTGACGTGATCGCCGAAATCGAGACCGACAAGGCGACCATGGAAGTGGAAGCCGTCGATGAAGGCGTTATCGGCAAGATCCTGATCGCCGCCGGCACCGAAGGCGTCAAGGTCAACACGGCGATTGCCGTTCTGCTGCAGGACGGCGAAAGCGCCAGCGATGTCGCAGCCCCCAAGGCCGCAGCTGCAGAGCCTGCCAAGACCGAGGCTCCGGCACAGTCCGAAGCGCCGGCAAAGTCCGACGCTTCTGCCCCTGTTCCGGCGCAGCCGAAGGCGGACATTCCCGCCGATCCGGATATCCCGGCCGGTACCGAAATGGTCTCCACCACGGTGCGCGAAGCGCTTCGCGATGCGATGGCCGAAGAAATGCGCCGCAGCGAAGATGTCTTCGTCATGGGCGAGGAAGTCGCCGAATATCAGGGCGCCTACAAGATCACGCAGGGGCTTCTGCAGGAATTCGGTCCGCGCCGCGTTGTCGATACACCGATCACCGAGCATGGTTTTGCCGGTATCGGCGTCGGTGCTGCGATGACGGGCCTGCGTCCGATCGTCGAATTCATGACCTTCAACTTCGCCATGCAGGCGATCGACCATATCATCAACTCGGCGGCAAAGACCCTTTACATGTCCGGTGGGCAGATGGGTGCCCCGATGGTGTTCCGTGGCCCGTCCGGTGCCGCCGCCCGCGTCGGCGCCCAGCATTCGCAATGCTATGCCGCCTGGTACAGCCACATTCCGGGCCTTAAGGTCATCATGCCCTATACGGCAGCCGATGCCAAAGGCCTGTTGAAGGCGGCAATCCGCGATCCGAACCCGGTGATCTTCCTCGAAAACGAAATCCTCTACGGTCATTCGTTCGACGTGCCGAAGATCGACGATTTCGTGCTGCCGATCGGCAAGGCACGGATTCATCGCGTGGGCAAGGACGCGACCATCGTGTCCTTCGGCATCGGCATGACCTATGCGGTCAAGGCTGCGGCGGAACTGGAAAAGGAAGGCATCGACGTCGAAATCATCGACCTGCGCACGATCCGTCCGATGGATCTGCCGGCCGTGATCGAATCGGTGAAGAAGACTGGCCGGCTGGTCACCGTCGAGGAAGGCTTCCCGCAGTCCTCCGTCGGTACCGAAATTGCTACCCGCGTCATGCAGCAGGCCTTCGATTATCTCGACGCGCCGATCCTGACGATCGCCGGCAAGGACGTGCCCATGCCTTACGCCGCCAACCTTGAAAAGCTGGCCCTGCCGAATGTCGGCGAAGTCGTCCAGGCGGTAAAGACCGTCTGCTACAAATAA
- the pdhA gene encoding pyruvate dehydrogenase (acetyl-transferring) E1 component subunit alpha, which produces MAPRKSASVSSRKAAAKPAKKDFTNGTIAEFDRDTDLKAYREMLLIRRFEEKAGQLYGMGFIGGFCHLYIGQEAVVVGMQMALKDGDQVITAYRDHGHMLACGMSARGVMAELTGRRSGLSRGKGGSMHMFSKEKNFYGGHGIVGAQVSLGTGLAFANRYRGNDNVSLAYFGDGAANQGQVYESFNMAALWNLPVIYIVENNRYAMGTSVSRASAGHDFSQRGIALGIPGFQVDGMDVRAVKAAGDEAVEYCRAGKGPMILEMQTYRYRGHSMSDPAKYRSKDEVQKMRSENDPIEKVRVRLLDNGWASEDELKAIDKDVRDVVADSADFAQADPEPDVSELYTDILL; this is translated from the coding sequence ATGGCACCGCGAAAATCCGCGTCCGTTTCCAGTCGCAAGGCAGCTGCAAAGCCAGCAAAAAAGGACTTCACAAACGGGACGATCGCCGAGTTCGATCGCGATACCGACCTGAAGGCCTACCGCGAAATGCTCCTCATCCGCCGTTTTGAGGAAAAGGCCGGCCAGCTCTATGGCATGGGCTTTATCGGCGGTTTCTGTCATCTTTATATCGGCCAGGAAGCAGTCGTTGTCGGCATGCAGATGGCGCTGAAGGATGGCGATCAGGTCATCACCGCCTACCGTGACCACGGCCATATGCTGGCCTGCGGCATGAGTGCGCGCGGCGTCATGGCCGAGCTTACAGGCCGCCGCAGCGGGCTTTCCCGCGGCAAGGGTGGCTCGATGCACATGTTCTCCAAGGAAAAGAATTTTTACGGCGGCCACGGCATTGTCGGCGCGCAGGTCTCGCTCGGCACCGGTCTGGCATTCGCCAACCGCTACCGCGGCAATGACAATGTCTCGCTCGCCTATTTCGGCGACGGCGCTGCCAACCAGGGCCAGGTCTACGAGAGCTTCAACATGGCGGCTCTGTGGAACCTGCCGGTGATCTACATCGTCGAGAACAACCGCTACGCCATGGGCACCTCGGTGTCGCGTGCCTCTGCCGGTCACGATTTCTCGCAGCGCGGCATTGCGCTAGGTATTCCCGGCTTCCAGGTTGACGGCATGGACGTGCGTGCGGTGAAGGCTGCGGGCGACGAAGCTGTCGAATATTGCCGGGCGGGCAAGGGCCCGATGATCCTCGAGATGCAGACCTATCGCTATCGCGGTCATTCGATGTCCGACCCGGCCAAGTACCGTTCCAAGGACGAAGTGCAGAAAATGCGCTCCGAGAACGACCCGATCGAAAAAGTCAGGGTGCGCCTGCTGGACAACGGCTGGGCGAGCGAGGACGAGCTGAAGGCGATCGACAAGGATGTTCGCGACGTCGTCGCCGACAGCGCCGATTTTGCCCAGGCCGATCCGGAGCCGGATGTATCCGAGCTCTACACCGATATTCTGCTTTAA
- a CDS encoding FtsB family cell division protein codes for MWTKHHKKRQLGRFVMPLITVAFLSYFGYHSIHGDFGLKATETFDRQRLERQARLDELTAKRQVLEKEVALLSDGSLERDMLDEKARFGLNMSRSDEIVIFH; via the coding sequence ATGTGGACCAAACACCATAAAAAACGGCAGCTCGGGCGGTTTGTGATGCCGCTCATCACGGTCGCCTTTCTTTCCTATTTCGGCTATCATTCCATACACGGGGATTTTGGTCTGAAGGCGACCGAGACATTCGACCGGCAGCGGCTGGAGCGTCAGGCGCGGCTGGACGAGCTGACTGCCAAGCGCCAGGTGCTGGAAAAGGAAGTCGCACTTCTCAGCGACGGTTCGCTCGAACGCGACATGCTGGACGAAAAGGCCCGTTTCGGCCTGAACATGTCCCGCAGCGACGAAATCGTTATCTTTCACTGA
- the eno gene encoding phosphopyruvate hydratase yields MTAIIDIIGREILDSRGNPTVEVDVHLEDGSFGRAAVPSGASTGAHEAVELRDGGKRYLGKGVEKAVEAVNGEIFEAIGGMDAEDQLHIDATMIELDGTANKSRLGANAILGVSLAVAKAAAEASNLPLFRYVGGPNARLLPVPMMNIINGGAHADNPIDFQEFMILPVGAESLRDAVRMGAEVFHVLKKELSAKGHNTNVGDEGGFAPGLNSASEALDFIMKSIEKAGYKPGEDMFLGLDCASTEFFKDGKYVMEGEGRTLEPGAMAEYLAELAAKYPIASIEDGMAEDDWEGWKTLTDLAGKKVQLVGDDLFVTNSSRLRDGIKMGVANSILVKVNQIGSLSETLDAVETAHKAGYTAVMSHRSGETEDSTIADLAVATNCGQIKTGSLSRSDRLAKYNQLIRIEEQLGPQAKYAGRSILRG; encoded by the coding sequence ATGACTGCAATCATCGACATCATCGGCCGCGAAATTCTCGACAGCCGGGGCAACCCGACAGTCGAAGTCGACGTCCATCTCGAAGACGGCAGCTTTGGCCGCGCTGCAGTTCCCTCGGGCGCTTCGACCGGCGCGCATGAAGCCGTTGAACTGCGTGATGGCGGCAAGCGCTATCTTGGCAAGGGTGTCGAAAAGGCAGTCGAAGCCGTCAACGGCGAAATTTTTGAAGCGATCGGCGGCATGGATGCCGAAGACCAGCTCCATATCGACGCTACGATGATCGAACTGGACGGCACCGCCAACAAGTCGCGCCTTGGCGCCAACGCCATCCTCGGCGTGTCGCTGGCTGTGGCCAAGGCCGCCGCTGAAGCCTCCAACCTGCCGCTGTTCCGCTATGTCGGCGGCCCGAACGCCCGCCTGCTGCCGGTTCCGATGATGAACATCATCAATGGCGGCGCCCATGCCGACAACCCGATCGACTTCCAGGAATTCATGATCCTGCCGGTTGGCGCCGAAAGCCTGCGCGACGCCGTGCGCATGGGCGCGGAAGTCTTCCACGTTCTCAAGAAGGAACTGTCGGCCAAGGGCCACAACACCAATGTCGGCGACGAAGGCGGCTTTGCACCGGGCCTGAACAGCGCCTCCGAAGCGCTCGACTTCATCATGAAGTCGATCGAAAAGGCTGGCTACAAGCCGGGCGAAGACATGTTCCTCGGTCTCGATTGCGCCTCGACCGAATTCTTCAAGGATGGCAAATACGTCATGGAAGGCGAGGGCCGCACGCTCGAGCCGGGCGCGATGGCCGAATACCTGGCCGAACTGGCTGCCAAATACCCGATCGCCTCGATCGAGGACGGTATGGCTGAAGACGATTGGGAAGGCTGGAAGACGCTGACCGATCTCGCCGGCAAGAAGGTTCAGCTGGTCGGCGACGATCTGTTCGTCACCAATTCCTCGCGCCTGCGCGACGGTATCAAGATGGGCGTTGCCAACTCGATCCTCGTCAAGGTCAACCAGATCGGTTCGCTGTCGGAAACGCTGGATGCGGTTGAAACCGCACACAAGGCCGGCTACACCGCCGTCATGTCGCACCGTTCGGGCGAAACCGAGGATTCGACAATCGCCGATCTCGCCGTCGCTACCAATTGCGGACAGATCAAGACCGGCTCGCTGTCGCGCTCCGACCGGCTCGCCAAGTACAACCAGCTGATCCGTATCGAAGAACAGCTCGGCCCGCAGGCAAAATATGCCGGCCGCTCGATCCTGCGCGGCTGA
- the kdsA gene encoding 3-deoxy-8-phosphooctulonate synthase has translation MQTNANVVAGSGANQVVFSNTQKLSLIAGPCQMESRDHAFMIAGTMVELCKSLGLGYVYKSSFDKANRTSISGKRGIGLEKAMEIFADLKKEYGFPVITDIHTEEQCALVAPTVDILQIPAFLSRQTDLLVAAAKTGRVINVKKGQFLAPWDMKNVLAKFTESGNPNVLLCERGASFGYNTLVSDMRSLPIMASLGAPVIFDATHSVQQPGGQGGSSGGQREFVETLARAAVAVGVAGVFIETHEDPDNSPSDGPNMVYLKDMPRLLETLLAFDAVTKRSAPAV, from the coding sequence ATGCAGACCAATGCAAATGTCGTTGCCGGTAGCGGCGCCAATCAGGTGGTGTTTTCCAACACGCAAAAACTGTCGCTGATCGCTGGTCCCTGCCAGATGGAGAGCCGCGACCACGCCTTCATGATTGCCGGTACGATGGTTGAACTCTGCAAGTCGCTCGGCCTTGGCTATGTCTACAAATCATCCTTCGACAAGGCCAACCGCACATCGATCTCCGGCAAGCGCGGCATTGGCCTGGAAAAGGCGATGGAAATCTTTGCCGACCTGAAAAAGGAATATGGCTTTCCGGTTATCACCGACATCCATACGGAAGAGCAGTGCGCGCTGGTCGCCCCGACTGTCGATATCCTGCAGATCCCGGCCTTCCTGTCGCGCCAGACCGATCTTCTGGTCGCAGCCGCCAAGACCGGCCGCGTGATCAACGTCAAGAAGGGCCAGTTCCTCGCCCCCTGGGACATGAAGAACGTGCTCGCCAAATTCACCGAAAGCGGCAATCCGAACGTGCTGTTGTGCGAGCGCGGCGCCTCCTTCGGCTACAATACGCTGGTTTCCGATATGCGGTCGTTGCCGATCATGGCGAGCCTTGGTGCGCCGGTGATCTTTGACGCGACCCATTCCGTGCAGCAGCCGGGCGGGCAGGGCGGATCGTCGGGAGGACAGCGCGAATTCGTTGAGACGCTCGCGCGGGCAGCGGTTGCTGTCGGCGTTGCCGGCGTCTTCATCGAGACCCATGAGGATCCCGACAACTCGCCGTCCGACGGTCCGAACATGGTCTATCTGAAGGACATGCCGCGCTTGCTGGAGACGCTGCTGGCCTTCGACGCGGTCACCAAACGCTCAGCGCCAGCTGTGTGA